From one Mya arenaria isolate MELC-2E11 chromosome 4, ASM2691426v1 genomic stretch:
- the LOC128230623 gene encoding RILP-like protein 1 isoform X4 — protein MDPFPIHRRMEEELISDVSVTDVYDQAAGIGKEFEKLIESYGVESVTDLMPKVIRALEQLEALAAKYEKESTEISDLKHALDKLESEKADKNLERLRFEEELIQIEEQWQKESKDQVATIGRLQEDNRRLKSSLSEQKLAVVEEVAAVAKQTEEKEIEVLTKLKDTVDRQREEIRKYSREIKQKNVDVEALQAQSERLVKINIELRRKNQSQKKHARSLINEKSDLETQLAEKEQQVSKVKEMMKDQESMDDGAVTEKLKQQLGMTSMNGEVCEDAEHRMIADGGIQTDEENSDQLTDKLSLIGKIVIDKQDPNRPRFTLNELRTVLMERNELKAKLMEVEDELGLFKPKEEAEEELAVQGPINREPFEKIYGKRPSGIRRFFGSLFGNSPKDRYPVQ, from the exons ATGGATCCTTTTCCGATTCACAGGAGAATGGAAGAAGAACTCATATCAGATGTGTCAGTTACAGATGTTTATGATCAAGCGGCGGGTATAGGGAAAGAGTTTGAAAAATTGATAGAAAGTTATGGAGTGGAGTCTGTGACTGATTTAATGCCCAAAGTTATCAGAGCCCTAGAACAGTTAGAAGCACTTGCTgccaaatatgaaaaagaaagtACTGAAATATCAGACTTAAAACATGCGTTGGATAAGTTGGAAAGTGAGAAGGCGGATAAAAATTTGGAACGGTTGCGATTTGAAGAG GAGTTAATACAGATAGAGGAACAATGGCAGAAGGAATCAAAGGACCAGGTTGCAACAATTGGTCGACTACAGGAGGATAATCGACGCCTAAAATCATCCCTGTCGGAACAAAAACTGGCAGTAGTCGAAGAGGTTGCTGCTGTTGCGAAAC AGACGGAAGAAAAAGAGATTGAGGTTCTTACAAAGTTGAAGGACACCGTCGATCGACAGCGCGAAGAGATCCGCAAATACTCGCGGGAAATCAAACAGAAAAATGTTGATGTAGAAGCT CTTCAAGCGCAATCTGAGCGATTGGTTAAAATCAACATCGAACTCCGGCGTAAAAACCAGTCGCAGAAGAAACATGCTCGATCTCTCATCAACGAAAAGTCTGACCTTGAGACTCAACTGGCTGAAAAAGAACAGCAGGTTTCCAAG GTTAAAGAGATGATGAAGGACCAGGAGAGCATGGATGACGGTGCTGTTACAGAGAAACTCAAACAGCAGCTTGGG ATGACCAGCATGAATGGCGAGGTTTGTGAGGATGCCGAACATAGAATGATAGCAGACGGCGGTATACAGACGGATGAAGAAAACTCTGACCAGCTCACAGATAAACTGAGTCTTATTGGGAAAATTGTCATTGATAAACAG GACCCCAACAGGCCGCGTTTCACGCTGAACGAGTTACGAACAGTGCTGATGGAACGTAATGAACTGAAGGCCAAACTGATGGAGGTCGAAGATGAGTTGGGGTTGTTTAAACCAAA AGAAGAAGCGGAAGAAGAATTAGCTGTGCAGGGACCAATTAACCGCGAACCGTTTGAGAAGATTTATGGCAAGCGACCCTCGGGAATTCGTAGATT CTTTGGGTCCTTATTTGGGAACTCTCCAAAGGATCGTTACCCAGTCCAGTGA
- the LOC128230623 gene encoding RILP-like protein 1 isoform X1: MDPFPIHRRMEEELISDVSVTDVYDQAAGIGKEFEKLIESYGVESVTDLMPKVIRALEQLEALAAKYEKESTEISDLKHALDKLESEKADKNLERLRFEEELIQIEEQWQKESKDQVATIGRLQEDNRRLKSSLSEQKLAVVEEVAAVAKQTEEKEIEVLTKLKDTVDRQREEIRKYSREIKQKNVDVEALQAQSERLVKINIELRRKNQSQKKHARSLINEKSDLETQLAEKEQQVSKVKEMMKDQESMDDGAVTEKLKQQLGMTSMNGEVCEDAEHRMIADGGIQTDEENSDQLTDKLSLIGKIVIDKQDPNRPRFTLNELRTVLMERNELKAKLMEVEDELGLFKPKINIDEYVIIETDDNSNALSEELETADVKTEEPEEEEAEEELAVQGPINREPFEKIYGKRPSGIRRFFGSLFGNSPKDRYPVQ; the protein is encoded by the exons ATGGATCCTTTTCCGATTCACAGGAGAATGGAAGAAGAACTCATATCAGATGTGTCAGTTACAGATGTTTATGATCAAGCGGCGGGTATAGGGAAAGAGTTTGAAAAATTGATAGAAAGTTATGGAGTGGAGTCTGTGACTGATTTAATGCCCAAAGTTATCAGAGCCCTAGAACAGTTAGAAGCACTTGCTgccaaatatgaaaaagaaagtACTGAAATATCAGACTTAAAACATGCGTTGGATAAGTTGGAAAGTGAGAAGGCGGATAAAAATTTGGAACGGTTGCGATTTGAAGAG GAGTTAATACAGATAGAGGAACAATGGCAGAAGGAATCAAAGGACCAGGTTGCAACAATTGGTCGACTACAGGAGGATAATCGACGCCTAAAATCATCCCTGTCGGAACAAAAACTGGCAGTAGTCGAAGAGGTTGCTGCTGTTGCGAAAC AGACGGAAGAAAAAGAGATTGAGGTTCTTACAAAGTTGAAGGACACCGTCGATCGACAGCGCGAAGAGATCCGCAAATACTCGCGGGAAATCAAACAGAAAAATGTTGATGTAGAAGCT CTTCAAGCGCAATCTGAGCGATTGGTTAAAATCAACATCGAACTCCGGCGTAAAAACCAGTCGCAGAAGAAACATGCTCGATCTCTCATCAACGAAAAGTCTGACCTTGAGACTCAACTGGCTGAAAAAGAACAGCAGGTTTCCAAG GTTAAAGAGATGATGAAGGACCAGGAGAGCATGGATGACGGTGCTGTTACAGAGAAACTCAAACAGCAGCTTGGG ATGACCAGCATGAATGGCGAGGTTTGTGAGGATGCCGAACATAGAATGATAGCAGACGGCGGTATACAGACGGATGAAGAAAACTCTGACCAGCTCACAGATAAACTGAGTCTTATTGGGAAAATTGTCATTGATAAACAG GACCCCAACAGGCCGCGTTTCACGCTGAACGAGTTACGAACAGTGCTGATGGAACGTAATGAACTGAAGGCCAAACTGATGGAGGTCGAAGATGAGTTGGGGTTGTTTAAACCAAA aaTAAATATTGATGAGTATGTTATCAT AGAAACAGACGACAATTCCAATGCCCTCTCAGAAGAACTTGAAACAGCAGACGTAAAAACAGAAGAGCCAGAGGA AGAAGAAGCGGAAGAAGAATTAGCTGTGCAGGGACCAATTAACCGCGAACCGTTTGAGAAGATTTATGGCAAGCGACCCTCGGGAATTCGTAGATT CTTTGGGTCCTTATTTGGGAACTCTCCAAAGGATCGTTACCCAGTCCAGTGA
- the LOC128230623 gene encoding RILP-like protein 1 isoform X3, with the protein MDPFPIHRRMEEELISDVSVTDVYDQAAGIGKEFEKLIESYGVESVTDLMPKVIRALEQLEALAAKYEKESTEISDLKHALDKLESEKADKNLERLRFEEELIQIEEQWQKESKDQVATIGRLQEDNRRLKSSLSEQKLAVVEEVAAVAKQTEEKEIEVLTKLKDTVDRQREEIRKYSREIKQKNVDVEALQAQSERLVKINIELRRKNQSQKKHARSLINEKSDLETQLAEKEQQVSKVKEMMKDQESMDDGAVTEKLKQQLGMTSMNGEVCEDAEHRMIADGGIQTDEENSDQLTDKLSLIGKIVIDKQDPNRPRFTLNELRTVLMERNELKAKLMEVEDELGLFKPKINIDEYVIIEEAEEELAVQGPINREPFEKIYGKRPSGIRRFFGSLFGNSPKDRYPVQ; encoded by the exons ATGGATCCTTTTCCGATTCACAGGAGAATGGAAGAAGAACTCATATCAGATGTGTCAGTTACAGATGTTTATGATCAAGCGGCGGGTATAGGGAAAGAGTTTGAAAAATTGATAGAAAGTTATGGAGTGGAGTCTGTGACTGATTTAATGCCCAAAGTTATCAGAGCCCTAGAACAGTTAGAAGCACTTGCTgccaaatatgaaaaagaaagtACTGAAATATCAGACTTAAAACATGCGTTGGATAAGTTGGAAAGTGAGAAGGCGGATAAAAATTTGGAACGGTTGCGATTTGAAGAG GAGTTAATACAGATAGAGGAACAATGGCAGAAGGAATCAAAGGACCAGGTTGCAACAATTGGTCGACTACAGGAGGATAATCGACGCCTAAAATCATCCCTGTCGGAACAAAAACTGGCAGTAGTCGAAGAGGTTGCTGCTGTTGCGAAAC AGACGGAAGAAAAAGAGATTGAGGTTCTTACAAAGTTGAAGGACACCGTCGATCGACAGCGCGAAGAGATCCGCAAATACTCGCGGGAAATCAAACAGAAAAATGTTGATGTAGAAGCT CTTCAAGCGCAATCTGAGCGATTGGTTAAAATCAACATCGAACTCCGGCGTAAAAACCAGTCGCAGAAGAAACATGCTCGATCTCTCATCAACGAAAAGTCTGACCTTGAGACTCAACTGGCTGAAAAAGAACAGCAGGTTTCCAAG GTTAAAGAGATGATGAAGGACCAGGAGAGCATGGATGACGGTGCTGTTACAGAGAAACTCAAACAGCAGCTTGGG ATGACCAGCATGAATGGCGAGGTTTGTGAGGATGCCGAACATAGAATGATAGCAGACGGCGGTATACAGACGGATGAAGAAAACTCTGACCAGCTCACAGATAAACTGAGTCTTATTGGGAAAATTGTCATTGATAAACAG GACCCCAACAGGCCGCGTTTCACGCTGAACGAGTTACGAACAGTGCTGATGGAACGTAATGAACTGAAGGCCAAACTGATGGAGGTCGAAGATGAGTTGGGGTTGTTTAAACCAAA aaTAAATATTGATGAGTATGTTATCAT AGAAGAAGCGGAAGAAGAATTAGCTGTGCAGGGACCAATTAACCGCGAACCGTTTGAGAAGATTTATGGCAAGCGACCCTCGGGAATTCGTAGATT CTTTGGGTCCTTATTTGGGAACTCTCCAAAGGATCGTTACCCAGTCCAGTGA
- the LOC128230623 gene encoding RILP-like protein 1 isoform X2, producing the protein MDPFPIHRRMEEELISDVSVTDVYDQAAGIGKEFEKLIESYGVESVTDLMPKVIRALEQLEALAAKYEKESTEISDLKHALDKLESEKADKNLERLRFEEELIQIEEQWQKESKDQVATIGRLQEDNRRLKSSLSEQKLAVVEEVAAVAKQTEEKEIEVLTKLKDTVDRQREEIRKYSREIKQKNVDVEALQAQSERLVKINIELRRKNQSQKKHARSLINEKSDLETQLAEKEQQVSKVKEMMKDQESMDDGAVTEKLKQQLGMTSMNGEVCEDAEHRMIADGGIQTDEENSDQLTDKLSLIGKIVIDKQDPNRPRFTLNELRTVLMERNELKAKLMEVEDELGLFKPKETDDNSNALSEELETADVKTEEPEEEEAEEELAVQGPINREPFEKIYGKRPSGIRRFFGSLFGNSPKDRYPVQ; encoded by the exons ATGGATCCTTTTCCGATTCACAGGAGAATGGAAGAAGAACTCATATCAGATGTGTCAGTTACAGATGTTTATGATCAAGCGGCGGGTATAGGGAAAGAGTTTGAAAAATTGATAGAAAGTTATGGAGTGGAGTCTGTGACTGATTTAATGCCCAAAGTTATCAGAGCCCTAGAACAGTTAGAAGCACTTGCTgccaaatatgaaaaagaaagtACTGAAATATCAGACTTAAAACATGCGTTGGATAAGTTGGAAAGTGAGAAGGCGGATAAAAATTTGGAACGGTTGCGATTTGAAGAG GAGTTAATACAGATAGAGGAACAATGGCAGAAGGAATCAAAGGACCAGGTTGCAACAATTGGTCGACTACAGGAGGATAATCGACGCCTAAAATCATCCCTGTCGGAACAAAAACTGGCAGTAGTCGAAGAGGTTGCTGCTGTTGCGAAAC AGACGGAAGAAAAAGAGATTGAGGTTCTTACAAAGTTGAAGGACACCGTCGATCGACAGCGCGAAGAGATCCGCAAATACTCGCGGGAAATCAAACAGAAAAATGTTGATGTAGAAGCT CTTCAAGCGCAATCTGAGCGATTGGTTAAAATCAACATCGAACTCCGGCGTAAAAACCAGTCGCAGAAGAAACATGCTCGATCTCTCATCAACGAAAAGTCTGACCTTGAGACTCAACTGGCTGAAAAAGAACAGCAGGTTTCCAAG GTTAAAGAGATGATGAAGGACCAGGAGAGCATGGATGACGGTGCTGTTACAGAGAAACTCAAACAGCAGCTTGGG ATGACCAGCATGAATGGCGAGGTTTGTGAGGATGCCGAACATAGAATGATAGCAGACGGCGGTATACAGACGGATGAAGAAAACTCTGACCAGCTCACAGATAAACTGAGTCTTATTGGGAAAATTGTCATTGATAAACAG GACCCCAACAGGCCGCGTTTCACGCTGAACGAGTTACGAACAGTGCTGATGGAACGTAATGAACTGAAGGCCAAACTGATGGAGGTCGAAGATGAGTTGGGGTTGTTTAAACCAAA AGAAACAGACGACAATTCCAATGCCCTCTCAGAAGAACTTGAAACAGCAGACGTAAAAACAGAAGAGCCAGAGGA AGAAGAAGCGGAAGAAGAATTAGCTGTGCAGGGACCAATTAACCGCGAACCGTTTGAGAAGATTTATGGCAAGCGACCCTCGGGAATTCGTAGATT CTTTGGGTCCTTATTTGGGAACTCTCCAAAGGATCGTTACCCAGTCCAGTGA